gttagacaacccatattcggaagtttgggtaactgagttgacttccgattattgcaagttcaaaatttgaaaagtatcagtttttcccaaattctgatttttgggccatcgtacattccggactttacaaaaaaaaaaaaattagcctccgaataatatagtcgtgtttagaaataccaacctaaccggtagataaaaatttaagctcgctaccgaatgtccttttcggaggaaatacgtgtatcgttagcaaccgattgtagtgcatcattgatacgaaacctcaaaggccatattttcagaaacctcaacgaccatattttcaaaaattagagccgttggaactctaatctatataaggagggtaacccctctcagttattattgagtaaaaaatcagaatgaaaaaccttttcaatggcaagtccatcatcaatcgacaacatacttcgaagatgcaagcgaacaactacatcaattgcatcaatggaagaagaaatacaaaaaaggaacaaaaacccaaaaaaaattaaaccatcgttagtggcaacgaaggaggaggaagaggaaatcaaggctaagaagcgaggtcaagaacaattccatcaaagagaaatattaaaacaagttgaggaagagaccgaatggataaaaaattattacattgtgaaagatctacccaaagaacagcaggacgatcgtatattttggattaacgtttcattgggtccttttgttggtaagtacaagaagccacgccacaattatgaaccatcccatgttttttcaagggtgcaccatgttataaaattgtgcaccgagtacaaccatattcttgctaggcaccgagacgacaggtttgcggcacaagatgcttattccaagtggagaggagagtcgtttctacatttcgaagccgcgttgattgttgcatctcggactgggaaaaaagaataacatgtgatgtttgagtgctgtaaattcaaatttttaatattaatcggcggtttgataaaatatggaattcccgacttaattgtagacaaagaagacaagttgtcggggtcgtccgccttaattttacttaagatcgcactcgctttttggatccgcatagacctcactgtctgcatttgatgttgttttaacttggcaaccattacatgtccaattaaatccaacggatcatcatggttgtgacaaccgttatcaactttatacattttatactctttacctttaataccatcgggcttatagaagacaatcttaaatgggcatcatatcttcttggtattgcttcggtatttcctattcgtcttccgtacgtacttactattctttccctcgtgactctttcgcgtcccacctcgctcacaaatcatttcaaatcgagtgtcactaacatgattattttgaactgccacgcacatgttatcttttgccttgttcataagccattcctttgcctccttcttacttccaaatgtctaaacatgcataaaacaaaacaaatctaataagcataaccatttaacatataaatcttgaaaaaaaaagtagtaatgagtataccaaatcgtttgcatagtatagagaagtgtcgggcctcaaatagaaatcatcaacaaactcttcaacgacctgcatatgaaagcaacaaattattatacaataatcggaggttattaaataagtcaagctgccgaatatactatattcggaatcctaccggttacccaaaacacccgatttatgcaaatgaatgtacacaatttactgagtgcaaaaatgatataatcggaagctaaaatatatagtaaaacagccgaatataaataaccgggagataactttaatcgataaacatccgattttcaagtttttggaaattttattttgaggccactgttatattcggcagtcaaataatgttaaactattaccgattgtaaaggataagaatactgagttttgaaattttttgaggaattcgtttttggggccattcgggggtaaataactctacataactaccgaatgtagattttttttggaaaaccagtttggggttttttctcatattcggcagtaaactactatcttggaactaccgaatatacatatttgatactctgtgtgttatattcgtaagtttattcgagaaattatctaccgaatctgggtagttcatggcattcaatgcatgcaataatcggtttttcttgtttacaaaagcacacaaacgcatacaaatcgagtatttgagtttcttaacacaatacctgtgttttacatgcatcgttagcttcaatatcatgcgattctccattttcttccatgaaagggtcgtctaggttttcctctccacaaaagtttggatcattcaacatataccccaaatcgtcttcgccatgattctcaccttcttcttcatatccatccatttttgtagtgataaaatgggttttcctttttttccttcaccttcttctctataactctaacaactcaaaaatgaaaaagaaatggaaaaaatgaaacagaaatcattttaatactgcaccgactacaatcggaagtctgggtaatattttggcttccgattgaaatcagaggataaaaatgttatcatatcctccgaatatataggggtaattttgccattacgaattacgcgagataagggctggctacattttccatttgggtgaccttttttgttttattgttggcccctaaattcttttgagtggcccctaaaaacgcgaggttttaTAACCCATTTTTGTAGTAGGCTTTTGCTCCAGGCTTTCAGTTGCAGCAAAGAAATGGAAACAAACTTGGGAAGTATTTCACCACTGTTTCCTCAACATACGAATATATTATTACAAGACTATTATAAGGATGTAGTAGAGTAATGCACTCACACCAACCTTGCTCAACTATGCACTATGTAATAGTCGCGATAGAGTTCCTTACACCTAATAATACAAGTCGACTGATCAACTCCTAGACAGTCTGGGCAGACAAGAACGACAAAAACTATATGGTGACAAGCACCGGCGATGGATGATGGCTCAACCGAGAAGACAAAAGCTCCctaatttaaaaacaaaagatttgACTGCCTAAATCCTAGGCAGTCTGGACAAACAGAGTGAGAAGGTGATTCTCTCAACATGCACCAGTAAAACCTTGGATGGATCCTTCCTTTTCTCCTCAATCCTTCATAGAATGATGGTTGCTGCTGTCTGCGGATGAtgatccaccaccaccattcctCTGGCTAGGCAATGACacagcagaaccaccaccaccttttaTCTTCAATTCCCCAGAACCACTTGGTTGCTGCTGTTGGAATTGTTGCATATGCTGCTGCAGTTGAATGTGATTCTGATGTGGCTGCTGCTGCTGAGATTGAATCTGAAGCTGTTGAAACTGGTGAGAAGTTAAAACGCTCTGTTGCATTGAGTGGTTGTTGGAGTAATATGACCCCCCGAAGTTCATCATTGGTCCCCCACCATTGGAAATGCCTTGCCCTGTCAACACCTTCAGATGCTGCAGTTCATCTTTCAGTGCCTCGTTTAGGGCTGTctcgagaataaaagaaaaacaacattacCATGAATGAATCACATAACAGACCTGGGAAAAACAAGACAATAGTATGCTACGATATGGGTAATAATCAGGTTTACACATCCACTTTTAATTCTCCATATGACAATGGACAAATGTAGAAACCATGTAATGTCTATGTTCTGATCTCAAAAGTATGGGGAAACTAGTAACAAGCAGTAGAGAATTTGAGTTCAATAATCTGAAGCTTCTTGAGGTGGCAACTAGATGCAATAAGCTCATCCAAATTTCCTCACGAGCCATGAGATGCCACGAACAGTGATCAAAAAGCTTTACTGGAACAGGAAAAGAATCTTGATTGTTGTAACACACGTATTATTACTACAACTTATTTCTAATCTCGTATATGTTCATTTGGGTTTGATCTAGACAACTAAAGGAATAAAATGACACTTATCCACAGTGTAATGATGTTAAATGAACCTGTAATGGAATTGAAGCACCACAAAAGGTTTATAACATATATCACCAAATTTAAGTTGTCATATAGATGCTTCCTCAATATGTTTTATGTATCGGCTTGATAAAATTTTGTTGTATGGTTCCTTACGTCATGGAGAATGCAAGTATATGATGTCTACACGGGTGGGCAGATGATAACCAAAAAAATACAACCCCAATGACATTATTATCAGCAACTTAAAACAACGTCATAAGTTTGACTGCGTTTCACCATTATAACAACTGTTATGTTGTATCCTCCCAAAATAGAAACTGACAAAAAAAACCTAATGCCCTATCTAACAAAATGTTATAAAGGCCATGTTATACCATTACTACAACTGTTAAGACGATTAAAAGACATAAAAGTGGATACTTGAGGTACTAGGATTCCGTTACTGAATGTCTGAATGAATTGCTGGACAGAACATGTAGTAAAGTAGTGTATGAGATGACTCACATTCTTGCAAGCTAGCCTGTTGTTCAAATGTTTGCAAGCGCAATTTCAGATCACTGTTTTCAGCCGCAAGTCCAGATGTATCCCTCTGTTCAATTTTTTGAGCCATACAAAAAGGACATATTCAGTAACATACTTACATAAACGAAGTAGATACCAACCAAGTTCGATTTAGCACAAAGACTGATGAAGACAGTGTATGTGAAAGTTGAGAAAGATTACAGAGGCTAAGAGCTCGCAAGTTAAGATACCTGCAACAGGGCCAATTGAGTAGTCATCGTAGTTGTTTCTGATTGCAAAGACTGAAGTTTTCGTTCAAGCTCAGATATGTAGCGCATCTTCCTTTCCTTTGACCTAGCAGCTGATTGCCTATTCGCCCAAATCCTATTACAACACATTAATAATATAGATACTGTCAGAAAATATTAAGTTGACATAACAAAGACAAGGGACCAATTCAAAAGTAAATAGATCAAAGAATCTTGGACACTGCAAAGCCAGTTAATTCCAAGTATAATCAGGCATTATCATGACTAGAATTCAAACGCGCGCGGGAATAGTACTGATGCAATGAACAAAAAAGTTGGTAGAAGGAGTATTTAGGATGATAAAATTCCACTAGTGTAATAAACATTATCAGATTCGTGATATTAAAGGGCGTGAGTGGGCACaggaatctctctaaaaattgcAATTAAACTTTAAGATTTCATTTCATTAAAATGTGATTCTAATAAAAGGAATTGAACATAAAAAAAACCCTCTAAAATGCGATTCTATTCCAGCTCTTTTAACTAATATTATAGATAACGCAGGAACACGGTTAAATCGAGTTGGTGAATTTGATTTTTCCCCTAAAATTTGATCAAAAACGTATTCTCTAAGCCATAAAGCATTAAAGCTGACCAAGATACACTAAACACTCTCGAAGAAAGTAGACAAACACATCATTCTTCGTATTCGAATTATTATTCTCCTGATTATGTTCGCAGTATCTAAGTCATAATTAATTGCCGCCTTAAAATACAAATACACATTAAATAAAGCACCAAACCATGAAAACGTCTTTCAAAATACCAAACAAACACAAAATTTGTACCTGTTTTGCGCGCTAAAACACAATAAagagaggcaacaaacaaaacttaaaagaAATTATACCTCTTGGCTCGCTTTGGATCAACAAGTGCAAGCTCAGAAAGCTTAGCAGCAGAAAGAGCTTTCTTAGCTTCGTTCGAAAGAGGACCACCACTTTCAGAACCACTCCCCATTAACAATTCGGGTTTAATAAAAGTTGAAGAACCATCCATCGAAACACTATGTTGATGTCTACCTCTCATCGGTCTCTCActcgaaccaccaccaccaatcacTAAACTCTCAGAATTCGACATTGAACTTTGTCCAACATTACTACCACCATTACCATTCTCATTTGATGGTGCTGAATTAAATTTATCAATATCAAGATacattgaaaaaaaatcatcttcagtttcatctgAAGGACACCCATCATTACCAGAACCACCAACAACACCTAATTCACTATCAAAACTTATATCATCTGGTAAACTTAGAATCTCTGAATGTGCTCTTCTATGCCCTAGATTTTTTCTTGGTAAATCTGACATTCCACTTATATCATTACTAAAATTGTGATTGTGATGACCCAATTCAGCTGTTTGTTGTAATGGGGCAGCTGAAACTGAAGATGGTGTTGCagcagaagaagatgaagggAATGCAGTGTAACGATTCATTGACGGAGGTGGTAAgcccccaccaccaccgccaccgccaccgccaccgtGAATTTGTGAGTTTTGAGATTTTTCTTTCTCCATTACACTTTTCTTACTTCAAATTCaaaacccaatatttttctttaagCTCCTGATGAGAAACAACAGTAAGAAAATGCAGATTATATAACAGAAACCCTAAAGATCTGAGGTGTAAACGCGtaaatttctttccttttttgcagaattgaaatctatataccTTGAATTTGAAACCCAGACAGTGAATTTCGATTTCTTTCTTTTAAAAGGTATTGAATTGTAGGAGGTACAAATatgtaaaaccctagaaaattgaaaaaatggggaATTTTATAATTTATTGATGATACGAAGAAAAGAGCATAAAGGGGATGTCTCCTCTGGGTTGTTTTTTGGGGAAGAGAATTATTGCTGATGGACTAAGGATGACGTACTCTTTTTATAGTCTTCGAGATTGCTTTGTGCAAATCTCAAAGATTTTTAACGGCTTAGATTTTAGGAAATTACTTGGTATTTGGTTTAACATTTAAAACCCGTTTTGGTGCATTAATGTTCGTACGATTAATTGCGAAGGTTAACACACAACAAAGTCTGATTTTTAATGCAGTTGCCGGAATTAGATTGTGTTCGATGAATGTAATTATGATGAAAAGGAGGATAATTAAATTATACACGACGAATGTGAATCTCTGGTAAGAGGAAATCATAGTCTTAATGAGATACTTAAATTTTTATGGTGATTAGAGATTGAATTGATTGTGAATTAAACACCATGAGAGATGCACTTCTAGAAATAAATTGCAATCCCAAAGAGGTGCTTCATACTATCTTGATTATCTTCACACATACATCATCTAGATGCCATGTCATAACCCCTTTCTAGCATTTTTGTATCATCCACATAAATTCCTTGCACAACCTTCCATCCATTACTTGCTATGCTAGGATGTAAGAAGGAATTCCAAATAAATTTTGAACATTGCAGAATTGATTCTCTATGTGTTAATTTATTAATTGCAGAACCAGTAGTAAACTTACCTTTTACATCACCATTCCATATAAaaatatcacaaaattggttaaaaagaccaaaatcaacaattcctgggtgaaaaagacttgtaactgtttaaattgacaaaaatataaaaatagccaggatgtaaccagtttcatcctacccattttcaaatactttttcttatttttaatttacatgaggatgcatccagtttcatccttgctatcttttaagtttaagccaggatgaatccagtttcatccttgctaaaaaaattttgtccatttcacccatactaattttttacTTGtctatttgaaccatgttttaaaaattttTGGACAAaggacccattttccgtaaaaatATCGTGTCCACCTCCAACTTTAGGTAACCTGTAAGGAAGAAAAAGTTGCTGAATTTCCAATGGAATCATCCATACTCCATTATGAAGAATGTCTGCTACCTTAATTTGGATATTGTCTTTGACATAATCTATGGATCCGGTGTGTCGAATTAATGGAGAATTCCCAATCCAAGTATCAAACCATAAGGATATATCTTGACCATCACCCACACACCATCTGATATTTCCTTTTATAGATTCTCAAGCCCATTTTAGTCATGACCACACTGATGATAATTACCGATTACTTGTCCATTGGTTATTTTTATCCTTGATTTTTTCTTTAAAGAATAGAGCTCATTCTTTATTGGAGTTAATGATCTTCCACATCCTCTTCATTAATAGAGTTTTGTTTATAATTTAAGTCTTTTGAATTCCCAAACCTCCTGCTTGATAAGGCGTACAGACTTTCTTCCATGACATAGTTGTATATTTCCTTGTTTCACCATTACTAGACCACGGGAAATTTCTTATGATTTTTTCACATGCTTTAATTATTGAAACACGCCATCTATAAACATCCATATTGTAAATGGAAATACTGCAAAGCATTGATTTGATGAGCACTAACCTGTCATGAAATGATGGTAATTTTCCTTTCT
This genomic stretch from Papaver somniferum cultivar HN1 chromosome 5, ASM357369v1, whole genome shotgun sequence harbors:
- the LOC113284597 gene encoding probable transcription factor PosF21; the encoded protein is MEKEKSQNSQIHGGGGGGGGGGGLPPPSMNRYTAFPSSSSAATPSSVSAAPLQQTAELGHHNHNFSNDISGMSDLPRKNLGHRRAHSEILSLPDDISFDSELGVVGGSGNDGCPSDETEDDFFSMYLDIDKFNSAPSNENGNGGSNVGQSSMSNSESLVIGGGGSSERPMRGRHQHSVSMDGSSTFIKPELLMGSGSESGGPLSNEAKKALSAAKLSELALVDPKRAKRIWANRQSAARSKERKMRYISELERKLQSLQSETTTMTTQLALLQRDTSGLAAENSDLKLRLQTFEQQASLQESLNEALKDELQHLKVLTGQGISNGGGPMMNFGGSYYSNNHSMQQSVLTSHQFQQLQIQSQQQQPHQNHIQLQQHMQQFQQQQPSGSGELKIKGGGGSAVSLPSQRNGGGGSSSADSSNHHSMKD